Below is a window of Arabidopsis thaliana chromosome 2, partial sequence DNA.
ttaTTGGATGAAGAAATTATCCACTTGTCGATCTTTCATAAAAAGCACACGTGAATTAGTTTCGACATAGTTATATAGTTCTCCTAATATACGTTATTTGAACAAGAATACTTGACTAGTTGATGTAACGATGTTTTCTTAACGTTTCAAAAGTAACGTACGATTCTTCCATAACCAAATGTCTTGTATATAATggtagaatatatattttgttttgtcgcCTAATGATTATGATGTGCGTTACTTTAATTTAGAAAGCGGACTATTTAAAAACTGCTATATTGAAACCGCAAGAGAAAGCAATAGTAAGGTATTAATATGGTTTTACTTCAGCCAGATTTAAACCACCAACAATACTTTAAACCATTGGTCGATCTTTCACCACAAAAACCACACGTGAATTAGATTCGGTGTGGCTAGTTCCCTAAACATACGTTACTAGAACAAGCGCACTTGACTAGTTGGCGTGACGATGTCTTTCTTACTAATTTAAAAGTAACGTATGATTCGTCCATTACCAATTGTCATATAcctaatataaaatataaattcgTTTGTCGCTTAATAATGATAACATGCGTTACTTTATGTTAAAAAGCCAATTTTCGATAGATTTTCTATTAATTGTAACGTTATAATTCAttatacataacaaaaaaaatcttcaacaataatatattgaaatttcaTAACTAATGGATGCTAAAATGTTAGATTAATAGATAGAGAAAACTTATAATACTCAAAACATTTAACACCAAAATTTCCAATATCTAGTAATGGAAATGTAATGTTTGTTAGTATATAAATTTCTGCATTTAGCAACACTTATGCTTAAAAACACATCATTGATCCGTAGAATAAAAAGACACCTCAAGTGTACTAAGTAACCGTTAGAAACTGCGTAAAAAAGTTTGGTaccactttttcttttactttttttgttttgtcaagtTACTTATCAAAAACTTGGAAATtaactttctctctttttttttaaactcgTGAATAACAATGAAACATTcgtatatttttatatcataaaagaaaacaatacggtattatatgaacaaaaaaaacttaaagataAAAGAGGTCAACAAAATGTCCGAAGTATGATGATGCTAAGTTTGATTAGTTATCTTTTTTATGTCAGAGaacaattaaatttgttttattattatactaaaagaagaaaaacctaaactgcaaaaataataattacgaCCCGAGTCTTCGAGTAGGACCCACCTCTGAATCTGTGACAGACGCCGGTttcgttctctctctctcctttttttcctctctttgcttttccaaaaaataaagttgtctttttttatttataataaaatgatttgttgtttcacagtgtgttgtttgttttggggtaaaaaagaaaatcataaggATGctttcaatatttgttttgttttggttgagTGATTGCTGAAGCCAActtaaaagagagagaagagaagagtgactctgtgtgtgtgtgcaagaaagtcttctctttcacaCCTTTCGTTTTCTCGAACCTCTCCTTTAAAGATGGTGGAGGAATCTTGGGTTTGACAACTCATTAACACTGACCCTCTTTTTAGCTCTACAAGCATCCAAGGAACCCCTCTTACTTTtccctcttcttcattccctctctctctatatctcccaattccttctctttttttaaccttgatcttcttcttataagAGACTCAGAGCTGTTCTTCAAGATGGGATTGTGTAAGCTTGAAACTTGACTATCTGGGTCTCTCCCATTTTCTGTTCTCTTTTGTATTCTGagtgaaagttttgttttctgggggaaaaaattagggttcttagaTGGAGGAGATAGAAGGAACAAACAGAGCAGCTGTTGAGAGTTGTCATAGAGTTCTTAATCTTTTACATAGATCACAGCAACAAGATCATGTTGGTTTTGAAAAGAATTTAGTATCTGAAACTAGAGAAGCTGTGATTAGGTTCAAGAGAGTTGGGAGTTTGTTAAGCAGTAGTGTTGGTCATGCTAGGTTTAGAAGAGCTAAGAAACTTCAGAGTCATGTCTCTCAAAGTCTCTTACTTGATCCATGTCAACAAAGGACAACAGAAgttccatcatcatcttctcagAAAACACCGGTACTCCGGTCTGGTTTCCAGGAATTGAGCTTGAGACAACCTTCAGATTCACTCACTTTAGGGACTCGCTCTTTTAGTTTAAACTCAAATGCTAAAGCTCCTCTCCTTCAGCTTAATCAGCAGACAATGCCTCCTTCGAATTATCCTACTTTGTTTCCagtacaacaacaacaacaacaacaacaacaacaacaacagcaggagcagcagcagcagcagcagcagcaacagcaacagTTTCATGAACGGTTACAAGCTCACCATCTTCATCAGCAACAGCAGCTACAGAAACATCAAGCTGAGCTTATGCTTAGGAAATGCAATGGTGGGATAAGTTTGAGTTTCGATAACTCTAGTTGTACTCCAACTATGTCATCCACTAGGtcctttgtttcttcacttAGCATAGATGGTAGTGTTGCTAATATAGAGGGAAAGAACTCCTTCCATTTTGGGGTTCCTAGTTCAACTGATCAGAATTCACTACATTCTAAGAGGAAATGCCCCTTGAAAGGAGATGAACATGGAAGCTTAAAATGCGGGAGCTCTAGCCGATGCCACTGCGCTAAGAAGAGGTCAGTtccatatttttgtttcgttttcatAGCCTCTCTTTACTAAGATGGTGTAGTTAATCTGATTGGGAAATTGACAGGAAACATCGGGTTAGGAGATCGATTAGAGTACCGGCTATAAGTAACAAGGTTGCAGATATCCCTCCTGATGATTATTCATGGCGAAAATATGGTCAGAAGCCCATCAAGGGCTCTCCTTATCCCAGGTATACACTTCTTGATcatattttgttatgtt
It encodes the following:
- the WRKY21 gene encoding WRKY DNA-binding protein 21 (WRKY DNA-binding protein 21 (WRKY21); FUNCTIONS IN: calmodulin binding, sequence-specific DNA binding transcription factor activity; INVOLVED IN: regulation of transcription, DNA-dependent, regulation of transcription; LOCATED IN: nucleus; EXPRESSED IN: 22 plant structures; EXPRESSED DURING: 13 growth stages; CONTAINS InterPro DOMAIN/s: DNA-binding WRKY (InterPro:IPR003657), Transcription factor, WRKY, Zn-cluster (InterPro:IPR018872); BEST Arabidopsis thaliana protein match is: WRKY DNA-binding protein 74 (TAIR:AT5G28650.1); Has 39192 Blast hits to 15053 proteins in 688 species: Archae - 6; Bacteria - 1092; Metazoa - 13773; Fungi - 4123; Plants - 4597; Viruses - 447; Other Eukaryotes - 15154 (source: NCBI BLink).) produces the protein MEEIEGTNRAAVESCHRVLNLLHRSQQQDHVGFEKNLVSETREAVIRFKRVGSLLSSSVGHARFRRAKKLQSHVSQSLLLDPCQQRTTEVPSSSSQKTPVLRSGFQELSLRQPSDSLTLGTRSFSLNSNAKAPLLQLNQQTMPPSNYPTLFPVQQQQQQQQQQQQQEQQQQQQQQQQQFHERLQAHHLHQQQQLQKHQAELMLRKCNGGISLSFDNSSCTPTMSSTRSFVSSLSIDGSVANIEGKNSFHFGVPSSTDQNSLHSKRKCPLKGDEHGSLKCGSSSRCHCAKKRKHRVRRSIRVPAISNKVADIPPDDYSWRKYGQKPIKGSPYPRGYYKCSSMRGCPARKHVERCLEDPAMLIVTYEAEHNHPKLPSQAITT